The following are from one region of the Candidatus Dormiibacterota bacterium genome:
- a CDS encoding RNA-binding protein has product MSSRLFVGSLSWDTTEEQLKEAFEAVVPVESVNVIRDRATNRSKGFGFVDVASEEDANKAIEALNGAEVDGRKLTVNIARPMKDR; this is encoded by the coding sequence ATGTCGAGCAGATTATTTGTAGGCAGCCTTTCGTGGGACACCACTGAAGAGCAGCTAAAAGAAGCGTTTGAAGCAGTTGTACCGGTAGAGTCGGTTAACGTTATTCGCGACCGCGCTACCAACCGATCCAAAGGATTCGGTTTCGTAGACGTAGCCAGCGAAGAAGACGCTAACAAAGCGATTGAAGCATTGAACGGCGCAGAAGTTGACGGTAGAAAATTGACCGTAAACATTGCCCGCCCAATGAAAGACCGCTAA